In Promicromonospora sp. Populi, one genomic interval encodes:
- a CDS encoding PadR family transcriptional regulator, translated as MTEERIATNLRKGVLEYCVLALLSHGEKYGLELADDLTKRELIAGEGSLYPLLARMRENGLVEPRWEASGAGRPRRYYAITDTGTDQLTAFVRVWTSLGAQVNALLEGSR; from the coding sequence ATGACCGAAGAGCGCATCGCTACCAACCTCCGCAAGGGAGTGCTCGAGTACTGCGTGCTCGCGCTGCTCTCCCACGGCGAGAAGTACGGCCTCGAGCTAGCGGACGACCTCACCAAGCGCGAGCTCATCGCGGGCGAGGGCAGCCTTTACCCCCTGCTGGCCCGCATGCGCGAGAACGGGCTCGTCGAGCCCCGATGGGAAGCGTCCGGTGCCGGACGCCCCCGCCGCTACTACGCCATCACCGATACCGGCACCGACCAGCTCACCGCCTTCGTCCGGGTCTGGACGTCGCTCGGCGCGCAGGTCAACGCCCTGTTGGAAGGATCAAGATGA
- the nudC gene encoding NAD(+) diphosphatase gives MPVLDLPFARATHDRAAHRRVEPRLVDDLRKEPGTRVLVLRGSRVAVLGQRVALFAPDDVAHLAVRTHLFLGEADDVAYLAAVLPDDDSEPAPDLDVEWAAMRTLDVPDLDQGLAVEAFALTQWHAVHTHCPRCGAQTEVAQGGWVQHCPVDDSTHFPRTDPAVIMAITDADDRLLLARGPEWGPGRRSVLAGFVEPGEGLEQAVVRETAEEVGVAVDPGSVEYRGSQSWPFPASLMLGFRARATTTQLVLQEDEIAEAGWFSREQVATALADGNLSAFGLNSIGRSLIEEWFGGPLGNQPSPV, from the coding sequence GTGCCAGTCCTCGACCTCCCGTTCGCCCGCGCCACCCACGACCGCGCCGCACATCGGCGCGTCGAACCCCGCCTCGTCGACGACCTCCGCAAGGAGCCGGGCACCCGGGTACTGGTGCTGCGCGGGAGTCGCGTGGCCGTGCTCGGTCAGCGCGTTGCGCTGTTCGCGCCCGACGACGTCGCACACCTCGCCGTCCGCACGCACCTCTTCCTCGGGGAGGCCGACGACGTCGCTTACCTCGCGGCGGTCCTGCCCGACGACGACTCCGAGCCCGCTCCGGACCTCGACGTCGAGTGGGCCGCGATGCGCACGCTCGACGTGCCCGACCTGGACCAGGGGCTCGCCGTCGAGGCGTTCGCCCTGACCCAGTGGCACGCGGTGCACACCCACTGCCCGCGGTGCGGCGCTCAGACCGAGGTGGCGCAGGGTGGCTGGGTCCAGCACTGCCCGGTGGACGACTCGACCCACTTTCCGCGCACCGATCCCGCCGTGATCATGGCGATCACCGACGCCGACGACCGCCTGCTCCTGGCCCGCGGCCCGGAGTGGGGCCCGGGCCGCCGGTCGGTGCTGGCCGGCTTCGTGGAGCCGGGCGAGGGGCTTGAGCAGGCTGTGGTGCGCGAGACCGCGGAGGAGGTCGGCGTCGCCGTCGACCCCGGGTCGGTCGAGTACCGCGGCAGCCAGTCGTGGCCGTTCCCGGCGTCCCTCATGCTGGGCTTCCGCGCCCGCGCCACCACCACGCAGCTGGTGCTCCAGGAGGACGAGATCGCCGAGGCCGGCTGGTTCAGCCGCGAACAGGTAGCCACCGCGCTGGCCGACGGCAACCTGAGCGCGTTCGGCCTGAACTCGATCGGGCGCTCCCTGATCGAGGAGTGGTTCGGCGGCCCGCTCGGGAACCAGCCCAGCCCTGTGTGA
- a CDS encoding HAD family hydrolase gives MGTARGAGHRRAAGYGPYLVALDIDGTLLDTGMEVPLVTARAVAAARAAGHQVVLATGRSLIGALPVAKNLGLDGGWVVVSNGAVTARLVPEAPGGYVLHEQHTFDAGPMVRLARARIPDVQIGVEVVGWGYDVTHPFDPAQINGDQRVVGRVDMLWATPVTRAILAGPDVTSLVEPLRGLGVTATPNAQNWVDVTAPGLSKATALDTIRDLLRIDPVHTLAIGDGWNDREMLTWAEHGVAMGHAPEPIKALAKRVTGTIHEHGAATVLWDLVERTTALRQATPA, from the coding sequence ATGGGAACTGCGCGCGGCGCAGGGCACCGCAGAGCTGCCGGGTACGGCCCGTACCTGGTCGCACTCGACATCGACGGCACCCTCCTGGACACCGGCATGGAGGTCCCGCTGGTCACCGCGCGCGCCGTCGCGGCGGCGCGCGCGGCCGGCCACCAAGTTGTCCTTGCCACCGGGCGCTCCCTGATCGGAGCGCTGCCGGTCGCGAAGAACCTCGGCCTCGACGGCGGCTGGGTCGTCGTCTCCAACGGTGCCGTGACGGCGCGACTGGTTCCGGAGGCGCCCGGCGGGTACGTCCTGCACGAGCAGCACACGTTCGACGCGGGTCCCATGGTCAGGCTTGCCCGCGCACGCATCCCCGACGTGCAGATCGGCGTCGAGGTCGTCGGGTGGGGCTACGACGTCACGCACCCGTTCGATCCCGCACAGATCAACGGCGATCAGCGGGTCGTCGGGCGGGTCGACATGCTGTGGGCGACCCCGGTCACCCGCGCGATCCTGGCCGGACCCGACGTCACGAGCCTTGTCGAGCCGCTGCGCGGGCTCGGGGTAACGGCAACACCCAACGCTCAGAACTGGGTAGACGTCACGGCGCCCGGGCTGTCCAAGGCCACCGCTCTCGACACGATCCGAGACCTGCTGCGCATCGACCCCGTGCACACCCTCGCGATCGGTGACGGGTGGAACGACCGGGAGATGCTCACCTGGGCGGAGCACGGCGTAGCGATGGGGCACGCCCCCGAGCCGATCAAGGCTCTTGCCAAGCGAGTCACCGGCACGATCCACGAGCACGGGGCCGCGACCGTCCTCTGGGACCTCGTCGAGAGGACGACGGCGTTACGCCAGGCGACTCCCGCCTGA
- a CDS encoding helix-turn-helix domain-containing protein, translating into MPDDDSIGLRIAQQRKARGITQIALAHDAGVSVSLLRKMEQGSRIASQPVVAALARALHVDVATLTGQPYDRDGPHPDRIHTAVPDLRRALAYWNLSTELETAPRSPVQLAAGAAEIATLYQLDRNFEVAQRLPALLMEAFATVHDTDGDEREVLFDALMGMFYAAHAVTYQSGYEDLSTIVEDRIMWVAAESGDPMMKAFASWVRTTSLMRLGAYDAGLGVLDQSLDEIDPGSREDRAALRMTGSLHLRSAILAARANRADDAAAHIAEARQAAAHTGADTDNDWRNLAFGQTNVDIHAVATAVESGDGPRALTLADEMRFSGDVTRRLPIRIGHHHMDVARAQLWQGRTDSALVSLEKAKKFAPQQTRRHPTTREVTRMLVRAGRRANDPLARFATWLGTDADW; encoded by the coding sequence ATGCCTGACGACGATTCCATCGGTCTCCGGATCGCGCAGCAGCGCAAGGCGCGCGGGATCACCCAGATCGCTCTGGCGCACGACGCCGGGGTGAGCGTGTCGCTGCTGCGCAAGATGGAGCAGGGGTCGAGGATCGCCTCGCAGCCGGTTGTCGCCGCCCTGGCGCGGGCACTCCATGTCGACGTCGCGACCCTCACCGGCCAGCCGTACGACCGCGACGGGCCGCACCCGGACCGCATCCACACGGCAGTGCCCGACCTGCGCCGCGCGCTGGCGTACTGGAACCTCTCGACGGAGCTCGAGACGGCCCCGCGTTCCCCGGTGCAGCTGGCGGCCGGCGCGGCGGAGATCGCCACGCTGTACCAGCTCGACCGGAACTTCGAGGTGGCGCAGCGGCTGCCGGCGCTGCTGATGGAGGCGTTCGCGACGGTGCACGACACTGACGGGGACGAGCGGGAGGTGCTGTTCGACGCGCTGATGGGCATGTTCTATGCCGCGCACGCCGTCACGTACCAGTCCGGCTACGAGGACCTGTCGACCATCGTGGAGGACCGCATCATGTGGGTCGCCGCGGAGTCGGGCGACCCGATGATGAAGGCGTTCGCGAGCTGGGTACGCACCACGTCCCTGATGCGGCTGGGCGCGTACGACGCCGGGCTGGGCGTCCTCGACCAGTCGCTCGACGAGATCGATCCCGGGTCGCGCGAGGACCGGGCCGCACTACGCATGACGGGCTCGCTCCACCTGCGGTCGGCGATCCTCGCGGCGCGCGCCAACCGTGCAGACGACGCCGCCGCGCACATCGCCGAGGCCCGTCAGGCCGCTGCCCACACCGGCGCGGACACCGACAACGACTGGCGCAACCTCGCGTTCGGACAGACGAACGTGGACATCCACGCGGTAGCCACGGCGGTCGAGTCGGGCGACGGCCCTCGGGCCCTGACCCTGGCCGACGAGATGCGCTTCTCCGGCGACGTCACGCGCCGCCTGCCGATCCGGATCGGGCACCATCACATGGACGTCGCGCGTGCGCAGCTCTGGCAGGGCAGGACCGACAGCGCGCTGGTCAGCCTGGAGAAGGCCAAGAAGTTCGCACCGCAGCAGACGCGCCGCCACCCGACGACACGAGAGGTGACCCGCATGCTGGTCCGCGCGGGCCGCCGCGCGAACGACCCCCTGGCGAGGTTCGCCACCTGGCTCGGCACCGACGCCGACTGGTAG
- a CDS encoding mycoredoxin encodes MSESDTPGPSPVPEDGTVLMYSTTWCGYCRRLRTQLDSEGIGYTVIDIEQHPEAAAFVEQVNGGNQTVPTVVYPDGSAATNPSLAQVKVALAG; translated from the coding sequence ATGTCCGAGTCGGACACGCCGGGTCCCTCGCCTGTCCCCGAAGACGGCACCGTCCTGATGTACTCGACCACCTGGTGCGGGTACTGCCGGCGACTGCGTACGCAGCTCGACTCGGAGGGCATCGGCTACACGGTCATCGACATCGAGCAGCACCCGGAGGCCGCCGCCTTCGTGGAGCAGGTCAACGGCGGCAACCAGACCGTGCCGACAGTGGTGTACCCGGACGGCTCGGCGGCGACCAACCCGAGCCTCGCCCAGGTGAAGGTCGCGCTGGCCGGCTGA
- a CDS encoding ATP-dependent helicase, whose product MLTQTNSVGGPNHPGPLSPDAILTALDPEQREVALALNGPVVVLAGAGTGKTRAITHRIAYGVRIGAYKPSSVLAVTFTARAAGEMRTRLRELGVQGVQARTFHAAALRQLGYFWPRIVGGAPPRLQEYKAQLVAEAARRLGLSVDRVAVRDLSSEVEWAKVSLITADDYEKAAQAVGREAPSGYDGQTVSRLITAYEEAKTERGVIDFEDVLLMLGDMLNSHKAVADEVRSQYRHFVVDEYQDVSPLQQFLLDQWLGGRRELCVVGDPSQTIYSFTGASPRHLLQFRRTYPEAQEIRLVRDYRSTPQVVNLANEVLKRAGREGGAHQALELVAQRRPGPPTAFTAYDDDEAEAKGIATRAARLIQSGIKPSEIAVLYRTNAQSEAFEAAFADAGVGYLVRGGQRFFQRKEVRDAILLLRGAARSADPELPMPDQVRDILAAAGWADQAPTGRGAARERWDAMQALVSLADDLAAAAPPESPATVAGLVAELDERASAQHAPTVEGVTLASLHAAKGLEWDAVFLAGMSEGLMPISLAESDDAVHEERRLLYVGITRAREHLEVSFGRSRNPGGRATRKRTRFLDGLWPDESRNPRARTAPKGHARALLTGEHDVALFDALRDWRLEVARETDKPAYTVLTDATLAAIAEIRPSAIAELARVDGIGPAKIDRFGATILAIVSAAQSS is encoded by the coding sequence ATGCTCACCCAGACCAACTCCGTCGGCGGTCCGAATCATCCTGGACCGCTGAGCCCCGACGCGATCCTGACCGCCCTGGACCCCGAGCAGCGCGAGGTCGCCCTCGCGCTCAACGGCCCGGTGGTGGTGCTCGCGGGAGCGGGCACGGGCAAGACGCGCGCCATCACGCACCGCATCGCGTACGGCGTCCGGATCGGGGCGTACAAACCGTCCAGCGTGCTTGCCGTGACGTTCACGGCTCGCGCGGCGGGGGAGATGCGCACACGCCTGCGCGAGCTCGGCGTCCAGGGAGTGCAGGCCCGCACGTTCCATGCCGCTGCGCTGCGCCAGCTCGGCTACTTCTGGCCGCGCATAGTGGGCGGCGCACCGCCGCGCCTGCAGGAGTACAAGGCGCAGCTCGTCGCGGAGGCGGCGCGCCGCCTCGGCCTGAGCGTGGACCGCGTGGCCGTCCGTGACCTGAGCAGCGAGGTCGAGTGGGCAAAGGTCTCGCTCATCACGGCGGACGACTACGAGAAGGCCGCGCAAGCGGTGGGCCGCGAGGCGCCGTCGGGCTACGACGGACAGACCGTGTCGCGCCTGATCACGGCATACGAGGAGGCAAAGACCGAGCGCGGAGTCATCGACTTCGAGGACGTACTCCTCATGCTCGGGGACATGCTGAACAGCCACAAGGCAGTGGCGGACGAGGTGCGTTCGCAGTACCGGCACTTCGTCGTCGACGAGTACCAGGACGTCTCCCCGCTGCAGCAGTTCCTGCTGGACCAGTGGCTGGGCGGGCGCAGGGAGCTGTGCGTCGTGGGTGACCCGTCGCAGACCATCTACTCCTTCACCGGCGCCTCGCCGCGCCACCTCCTGCAGTTCCGCCGCACCTACCCGGAGGCGCAGGAGATCCGGCTCGTCCGCGACTACCGCTCCACCCCCCAGGTGGTGAACCTCGCCAACGAGGTGCTCAAGCGCGCCGGGCGAGAGGGTGGCGCGCACCAGGCGCTGGAGCTGGTCGCGCAGCGCAGGCCCGGCCCGCCGACCGCGTTCACCGCGTACGACGACGACGAGGCCGAGGCCAAGGGCATCGCCACCCGCGCCGCCCGCCTGATCCAGTCGGGGATCAAACCGAGCGAGATAGCGGTGCTGTACCGCACCAACGCGCAGTCCGAGGCGTTCGAGGCCGCGTTCGCCGACGCCGGTGTGGGCTACCTCGTGCGCGGCGGCCAGCGGTTCTTCCAGCGCAAGGAAGTGCGCGACGCCATCCTGCTGCTGCGCGGGGCCGCCCGATCCGCCGACCCCGAGCTCCCCATGCCGGACCAGGTACGCGACATCCTCGCCGCCGCCGGCTGGGCCGACCAGGCGCCCACCGGCCGTGGTGCCGCCCGCGAACGCTGGGACGCGATGCAGGCGCTCGTCTCGCTCGCCGACGACCTGGCCGCCGCCGCGCCCCCGGAGAGCCCCGCGACCGTCGCCGGTCTCGTCGCCGAGCTCGACGAACGCGCCTCCGCCCAGCATGCCCCGACGGTCGAGGGCGTCACGCTCGCCTCGCTGCACGCGGCGAAGGGTCTGGAGTGGGACGCCGTTTTCCTCGCCGGGATGAGCGAGGGCCTCATGCCCATCTCGCTCGCGGAGTCCGACGATGCGGTGCACGAGGAGCGTCGCCTGCTCTACGTGGGGATCACCCGCGCCCGCGAGCACCTGGAGGTGTCGTTCGGGCGCTCGCGGAACCCGGGCGGGCGGGCCACGCGCAAGCGCACAAGGTTCCTCGACGGGCTGTGGCCGGACGAGTCACGCAACCCCCGTGCCCGCACCGCACCGAAGGGTCACGCTCGCGCACTGCTGACCGGCGAGCACGACGTCGCGCTCTTCGACGCCCTGCGCGACTGGCGGCTCGAGGTCGCCCGGGAGACGGACAAGCCCGCCTACACGGTGCTGACCGACGCCACGCTGGCGGCCATCGCGGAGATCCGACCTTCGGCCATAGCCGAACTTGCTCGCGTGGACGGCATCGGACCAGCGAAGATAGACAGGTTCGGCGCCACGATCCTCGCGATCGTGTCGGCTGCACAGAGTTCCTGA
- a CDS encoding WhiB family transcriptional regulator, with the protein MRLTALLDTLPQGGSGPWDPPQPPATSGTGSDSAEFNRLMDTLLPCRTNDPELWFAEHSTQVEQAKALCRTCPLMEGCLAGALDRNEPWGVWGGEVFVDGAVVARKRGRGRPRKSEIVAA; encoded by the coding sequence GTGCGCCTCACTGCGCTCCTCGACACTCTCCCCCAGGGCGGCTCGGGCCCCTGGGACCCGCCTCAACCCCCCGCCACGAGCGGGACCGGTTCGGACTCGGCGGAGTTCAACCGGCTCATGGACACACTGCTGCCGTGCCGTACCAACGACCCGGAGCTGTGGTTCGCCGAGCACAGCACGCAGGTGGAGCAGGCCAAGGCGCTCTGCCGCACCTGCCCGCTGATGGAGGGCTGCCTGGCCGGCGCCCTCGACCGCAACGAGCCCTGGGGCGTCTGGGGCGGCGAGGTATTCGTCGACGGCGCCGTGGTTGCTCGTAAGCGTGGCCGCGGTCGGCCGCGTAAGTCGGAGATCGTCGCCGCGTGA
- a CDS encoding ThiF family adenylyltransferase codes for MTRAPLLRLRPGTPVLSRGGGQVQCGSDPRWSFVLSGLTPAEEMWLDEIAERRHVTVEQSAARCGVPIERRDEIMTALFRAGVLVPVPGTVGAVTAPADGAADATVLGMLRPDGAGLATLADRALRVVGVVGLGRLGTAVALHLATAGVGLLVLHDPLPVQITDVGLGGLRAIDVGQARDEAVRALLAERCPRVAVRVDDSTAGGMGFDPTILDAVVVTEPHAAHPARYQRLLGLGVPHLPVVVREADMVVGPFVRPGRSACVTCVDLTHADADREWPALAAQLRKTSEPTHEATLCAVAAATAAGQVLAQLDGHRPAAVGACLEISLPAALPLVKPANPHPRCGCVVLPA; via the coding sequence ATGACGCGCGCTCCCCTCCTCCGGCTTCGGCCCGGTACACCCGTGCTCAGCCGCGGTGGCGGCCAGGTGCAGTGCGGGTCCGACCCGCGCTGGTCGTTCGTGCTGTCCGGTCTCACCCCGGCCGAGGAGATGTGGCTCGACGAGATCGCCGAGCGGCGGCACGTGACGGTCGAGCAATCCGCGGCGCGGTGCGGGGTGCCCATCGAACGCCGCGACGAGATCATGACCGCCCTGTTCCGGGCGGGTGTGCTGGTGCCCGTACCAGGGACCGTCGGTGCGGTCACGGCACCGGCCGACGGCGCTGCCGACGCGACGGTGCTCGGCATGCTGCGGCCCGACGGCGCCGGGCTCGCCACCCTCGCGGACCGCGCGTTGCGGGTGGTGGGCGTCGTCGGCCTCGGGCGGCTGGGGACGGCCGTGGCGCTGCACCTCGCGACGGCGGGGGTGGGCCTGCTTGTGCTGCACGACCCGCTGCCGGTGCAGATCACCGACGTCGGGCTGGGCGGGCTGCGGGCGATCGACGTGGGGCAGGCCCGCGACGAAGCGGTGCGTGCGCTCCTGGCGGAGCGCTGCCCGCGAGTGGCGGTCCGGGTGGACGACAGCACGGCGGGTGGGATGGGGTTCGACCCGACGATCCTCGACGCGGTGGTGGTCACCGAACCGCATGCCGCGCACCCGGCGCGGTATCAGCGGTTGCTCGGCCTCGGGGTGCCGCACCTGCCGGTGGTGGTGCGGGAGGCGGACATGGTGGTGGGCCCCTTCGTCCGGCCGGGCCGGTCGGCGTGCGTGACCTGCGTGGACCTGACCCACGCCGACGCCGATCGCGAATGGCCGGCGCTGGCCGCTCAGCTGCGCAAGACGTCGGAGCCGACGCACGAGGCGACGCTCTGTGCGGTGGCAGCGGCAACGGCCGCCGGCCAGGTGCTCGCCCAGCTGGACGGGCACCGGCCGGCGGCCGTCGGCGCGTGCCTGGAGATCTCTCTCCCGGCGGCACTCCCGCTGGTCAAGCCGGCGAACCCGCACCCGCGCTGCGGATGCGTGGTTCTGCCGGCTTGA